The Verrucomicrobiota bacterium genome includes a window with the following:
- a CDS encoding RraA family protein — MNTTPALTHAELLQLKRWNTPTIYNGWEQITKRDRTRDAINLEETRDFMPQMGPMVGYAVTLVVEPSNPAHRESNPTCIADYRRYVASVDGPKIVVIQDLDKPRVIGSFWGEVNANTHRALGCVGTITDGAVRDVDEMTNAGFKALARRMCVGHAWVVPVRWNCPVEVFGQRVEPGQLIHADKHGFLAVPKEDEARLLEAARFMDTNECMTVIPAARGAAGKPFDLVLTELGAAGAAFRDAAKKKFSAGGEW, encoded by the coding sequence ATGAACACCACGCCCGCGCTCACCCACGCCGAACTTCTCCAGCTCAAGCGCTGGAACACGCCGACCATTTACAACGGCTGGGAGCAGATCACGAAGCGCGACCGCACGCGTGACGCCATCAACCTCGAAGAGACGCGGGATTTCATGCCGCAAATGGGGCCGATGGTGGGCTACGCCGTCACGCTCGTCGTCGAGCCGAGCAACCCCGCGCACCGCGAGTCGAATCCAACCTGCATTGCCGACTACCGCCGCTACGTGGCGTCCGTGGACGGGCCGAAGATCGTCGTCATCCAGGATCTCGACAAGCCGCGCGTGATCGGTTCGTTCTGGGGCGAGGTGAACGCGAACACGCACCGCGCGCTTGGCTGCGTGGGCACCATCACGGACGGCGCGGTGCGCGACGTGGACGAGATGACGAACGCGGGCTTCAAGGCGCTTGCGCGCCGGATGTGCGTCGGCCATGCGTGGGTCGTGCCCGTGCGATGGAACTGCCCCGTCGAAGTCTTCGGCCAGCGCGTCGAGCCGGGACAACTCATCCACGCGGACAAGCATGGGTTCCTTGCCGTTCCCAAGGAGGACGAGGCGCGATTGCTTGAGGCGGCGCGCTTCATGGACACGAACGAGTGCATGACCGTCATCCCCGCCGCGCGCGGGGCCGCCGGCAAGCCGTTCGACCTCGTGCTGACGGAACTCGGAGCTGCCGGCGCGGCCTTCCGCGATGCGGCGAAGAAGAAGTTCTCGGCTGGCGGCGAATGGTGA